A DNA window from Camelina sativa cultivar DH55 chromosome 13, Cs, whole genome shotgun sequence contains the following coding sequences:
- the LOC104736783 gene encoding uncharacterized protein LOC104736783 isoform X2, with protein sequence MEASALSSAATIISSSSSPISIFSPKKRTDSSSSPRIVRLSKKKEDKDYDPPQQSESNSSSLVPLFQNRTLSNDEAMGLVLSAASVKGWTTGSGMEGPSLPAKPDTETVSTFPWSLFTKSPRRRMRVAFTCNVCGQRTTRAINPHAYTDGTVFVQCCGCNVFHKLVDNLNLFHEVKYNVSSSSFNYRDANWDVTGLNLFGDDGNDSNDDGDGKDHFPL encoded by the exons ATGGAAGCTTCAGCTTTAAGCTCTGCAGCAACAATCATCTCGTCCTCATCTTCACCAATCTCAATCTTCTCTCCAAAGAAGAGAACagactcatcatcttctcccaGAATCGTCCGTCTCTCCAAGA agaaagaagacaaagattatGATCCTCCGCAACAATCCGAATCGAACTCATCAAGCCTCGTTCCTCTTTTCCAAAATCGAACACTCtcgaat gATGAAGCAATGGGATTGGTGTTGAGTGCAGCCTCGGTTAAAGGCTGGACAACCGGTTCAGGTATGGAAGGACCGTCTCTACCGGCTAAACCCGATACAGAGACGGTTTCGACGTTTCCATGGTCACTGTTCACGAAATCGCCTCGTAGGCGAATGCGTGTTGCCTTCACTTGCAACGTCTGTGGTCAGAGAACTACAAGAGCTATTAATCCACATGCTTACACTGACGGCACTGTCTTCGTGCAGTGCTGTGGTTGCAATGTGTTCCATAAGCTTGTGGATAATCTCAACTTGTTTCATGAGGTTAAGTATAATGTTAGCAGCTCCAGCTTCAACTATAGAGATGCTAACTGGGATGTTACCGGGTTGAATCTTTTCGGTGATGATGGTAATGATagtaatgatgatggtgatggcaAAGACCACTTCCCTCTGTAA
- the LOC104736783 gene encoding uncharacterized protein LOC104736783 isoform X1, producing the protein MEASALSSAATIISSSSSPISIFSPKKRTDSSSSPRIVRLSKSIQNLISISSSEKEDKDYDPPQQSESNSSSLVPLFQNRTLSNDEAMGLVLSAASVKGWTTGSGMEGPSLPAKPDTETVSTFPWSLFTKSPRRRMRVAFTCNVCGQRTTRAINPHAYTDGTVFVQCCGCNVFHKLVDNLNLFHEVKYNVSSSSFNYRDANWDVTGLNLFGDDGNDSNDDGDGKDHFPL; encoded by the exons ATGGAAGCTTCAGCTTTAAGCTCTGCAGCAACAATCATCTCGTCCTCATCTTCACCAATCTCAATCTTCTCTCCAAAGAAGAGAACagactcatcatcttctcccaGAATCGTCCGTCTCTCCAAGAGTATACAAAACTTAatctccatttcttcttccg agaaagaagacaaagattatGATCCTCCGCAACAATCCGAATCGAACTCATCAAGCCTCGTTCCTCTTTTCCAAAATCGAACACTCtcgaat gATGAAGCAATGGGATTGGTGTTGAGTGCAGCCTCGGTTAAAGGCTGGACAACCGGTTCAGGTATGGAAGGACCGTCTCTACCGGCTAAACCCGATACAGAGACGGTTTCGACGTTTCCATGGTCACTGTTCACGAAATCGCCTCGTAGGCGAATGCGTGTTGCCTTCACTTGCAACGTCTGTGGTCAGAGAACTACAAGAGCTATTAATCCACATGCTTACACTGACGGCACTGTCTTCGTGCAGTGCTGTGGTTGCAATGTGTTCCATAAGCTTGTGGATAATCTCAACTTGTTTCATGAGGTTAAGTATAATGTTAGCAGCTCCAGCTTCAACTATAGAGATGCTAACTGGGATGTTACCGGGTTGAATCTTTTCGGTGATGATGGTAATGATagtaatgatgatggtgatggcaAAGACCACTTCCCTCTGTAA
- the LOC104738246 gene encoding uncharacterized protein LOC104738246 — translation MEEEDINHAIFLCPPARQAWALAHVPVRPQLFPTSSVYANVDHFLDPISPGSQVQVFPWMMWYIWKTRNTRVFENQAERPDEVARVAEGEALSWQEAQVDVEGEEFPSTTTGLTPGYRRGLSLPTIFMGQRCYVDGSWKATDVFAGAGWCCISSEGSPPMLGATNFRRSLSPLHAEVKAFIWAMRCMIGHDFRDVAFLTDCSDLVKMVSSPTDWPAFATYLDDIRIDREEFSSFSLIYVSRNANVRADSLARQARVSLHHVLFVYNFPPN, via the coding sequence atggaggaggaggatataAATCATGCCATCTTTCTATGCCCGCCGGCCCGACAAGCCTGGGCTTTAGCTCATGTACCAGTGAGGCCGCAACTCTTTCCGACGAGCTCTGTATATGCTAATGTTGATCATTTTCTAGATCCCATAAGTCCGGGTTCACAGGTTCAGGTTTTTCCTTGGAtgatgtggtatatttggaaaactCGAAACACCCGTGTTTTTGAAAACCAGGCTGAACGTCCTGATGAGGTTGCCCGGGTGGCGGAGGGTGAGGCTTTGTCCTGGCAGGAGGCTCAGGTAGATGTCGAGGGGGAGGAGTTTCCCTCCACTACTACGGGTCTAACACCTGGGTATAGAAGGGGTTTATCTCTTCCTACGATTTTTATGGGACAGAGATGTTATGTTGACGGCTCTTGGAAAGCGACAGATGTTTTTGCCGGTGCAGGATGGTGTTGTATTTCATCAGAAGGATCGCCCCCAATGCTTGGAGCGACAAATTTCCGGCGAAGTTTATCCCCGTTACATGCAGAAGTTAAAGCCTTCATCTGGGCGATGCGATGTATGATTGGACATGACTTCCGGGATGTGGCTTTTCTTACCGACTGCtccgacttggtgaagatggtgtcttccccaACTGATTGGCCAGCTTTTGCAACATATTTAGACGACATTCGGATCgacagggaggagttttcttctttctctttgatttatgtttctcGTAATGCTAATGTACGAGCAGATTCTTTAGCACGTCAAGCGCGTGTGTCTctgcatcatgttttgtttgtatacAATTTTCCTCCTAATTGA
- the LOC104736780 gene encoding paramyosin-like, protein MCKEKFCFIAAKLLEEKDLVGAVERPNVWPSYKAQSIALKSFLSPISEWRLSLNGILLQQTMEKRQQIESLFQAKDALEAELTRSGKEKTLLKEELCGSSDEKFMLKIELDLFMGFVESRVKEMGVEVDVLVKEKSDRDCEIRDLKREASVLMGKLESERDEFSRVCDERDLIKSGFESQSEEMNRLKESVVRLEMREVSLGEEVGRLKSENGRLVKERKKRDELIERVSKERSEMEKNLEDKIREIDGLKSEIKGVIREKMEIEMVKRDQKETIVELEKKLGNLNETVKSLTKEEVGLRDQVIRLERNLDEVMEEAKARAEQINALVKEKSITESELECVWMENMSVKKQMEMALVQSSDKGKLVDQLLREKNELVKRVVNQEAEFVELSKLADEQKHAVVQLQKDYNDLTKTTENLSCNVSQLKESLAMVEVERDNAGKALVEEKRNRLALKDKVAELEKMIESTGKELEKTKAERARLVKEKKEVENRSESLRNEKGILQKDIAENKKAIGVLKTELESARTNAKNSLTMLKSVATIVCGLENNKGEKKREKGLDSYTVELEAIKKSFKNKESMVEEMKKEVEKMKHSVEDAHKKKSFWTLVSSVTSLLMAASVAYAASIK, encoded by the exons ATGTGCAAGGAGAAGTTTTGCTTCATAGCCGCAAAGCTTTTGGAG GAAAAAGATTTGGTCGGAGCCGTGGAGAGACCAAATGTGTGGCCATCCTATAAAGCTCAATCAATAGCTTTAAAGAGTTTTTTGAGTCCTATTTCGGAGTGGAGACTA TCACTCAATGGGATTCTTCTCCAGCAAACCATGGAGAAGAGGCAGCAGATTGAATCTCTCTTCCAGGCGAAAGATGCGTTGGAGGCTGAGCTGACCCGTTCCGGAAAGGAGAAGACTTTGCTGAAGGAGGAGTTGTGTGGTTCAAGCGATGAGAAGTTCATGTTGAAGATTGAGTTGGATCTGTTTATGGGTTTTGTTGAGAGTCGTGTTAAGGAAATGGGTGTTGAGGTAGATGTGTTGGTTAAGGAGAAGAGTGATAGGGACTGTGAGATTAGGGATTTGAAAAGAGAAGCTAGTGTTTTGATGGGGAAGTTAGAGAGTGAGAGGGATGAGTTTAGTAGGGTTTGTGATGAGAGGGATTTGATTAAGAGTGGGTTTGAATCGCAGAGTGAGGAGATGAATCGGTTGAAGGAGAGTGTGGTTAGGTTGGAGATGAGAGAAGTGAGTTTGGGAGAAGAAGTTGGGAGATTGAAATCTGAGAATGGTAGATTGgtgaaggagaggaagaagagagatgagttGATTGAGAGGGTTAGTAAGGAGAGGAGTGAAATGGAGAAGAACCTTGAGGATAAGATTAGGGAGATTGATGGTTTGAAGAGTGAGATCAAAGGGGTTATTAGAGAAAAGATGGAGATAGAGATGGTTAAACGTGATCAGAAGGAGACGATCGTTGAGTTGGAGAAAAAGTTGGGAAATTTGAATGAGACTGTGAAGAGCTTGACAAAGGAAGAGGTGGGGTTACGTGATCAGGTTATTAGGTTAGAGAGGAATCTTGATGAGGTTATGGAGGAAGCGAAAGCGAGGGCGGAGCAGATCAATGCATTGGTGAAAGAGAAGTCTATTACGGAATCTGAGCTTGAGTGTGTGTGGATGGAGAACATGTCAGTTAAGAAGCAGATGGAAATGGCTCTCGTGCAATCCTCTGATAAGGGGAAACTGGTTGACCAGTTGTTGCGCGAGAAGAATGAGCTTGTTAAGCGTGTTGTTAACCAGGAGGCTGAGTTTGTTGAGCTGAGTAAACTGGCGGATGAGCAAAAGCATGCCGTAGTTCAGCTGCAAAAGGATTATAATGATTTAACCAAGACTACTGAGAATCTTAGCTGCAATGTTAGCCAGCTTAAGGAGTCTCTGGCGATGGTTGAGGTTGAGAGAGACAATGCTGGGAAGGCTCttgttgaagagaagagaaatcgGTTGGCTCTTAAGGATAAAGTTGCAGAATTAGAGAAAATGATTGAATCTACTGGTAAAGAGCTTGAGAAGACTAAGGCTGAGCGAGCGAGATTGgtcaaagagaagaaggaagtggAGAATCGATCTGAGTCATTGAGAAACGAGAAGGGTATCCTTCAGAAGGATattgcagaaaacaaaaaagctatTGGTGTTCTGAAAACAGAACTAGAGTCTGCTAGAACCAATGCAAAAAACAGTCTAACAATGCTGAAGAGTGTGGCAACAATAGTGTGTGgtttagaaaacaataaaggCGAGAAGAAGCGTGAGAAAGGACTGGATTCTTACACTGTGGAGCTAGAAGCGATCAAGAAGTCgttcaaaaacaaagaaagcatgGTTGAGGAAATGAAGAAGGAAGTAGAGAAAATGAAGCATTCAGTTGAAGATGcacacaagaagaagagcttttGGACCCTTGTGTCATCTGTTACTTCTCTCCTTATGGCTGCATCTGTTGCGTATGCTGCTTCGATCAAGTGA
- the LOC104736781 gene encoding gibberellin receptor GID1C — protein MAGSEEVNLIESKTVVPLNTWVLISNFKLAYNLLRRPDGTFNRHLAEFLDRKVPANANPVNGVFSFDVIIDRQTNLLSRVYRPADAAAGPPSITDLQYPVDGEIVPVIVFFHGGSFAHSSANSAIYDTLCRRLVGLCGAIVVSVNYRRAPENRYPCAYDDGWAVLNWVNSSSWLKSKKDSKVHIFLAGDSSGGNIVHNVALRAVESGIDVLGNILLNPMFGGTERTESETRLDGKYFVTVRDRDWYWRAFLPEGEDREHPACSPFGPRSKSLEGLSFPKSLVVVAGLDLIQDWQLKYAEGLKKAGQEVKLLYLEQATIGFYLLPNNNHFHTVMDEIAAFVNAECQ, from the exons atGGCTGGGAGTGAAGAAGTTAATCTTATTGAGAGCAAg ACAGTGGTTCCTCTCAATACATGGGTTCTGATATCCAACTTTAAGCTAGCCTACAATCTCCTGCGCCGCCCTGATGGAACCTTTAACCGTCACCTAGCAGAGTTTCTAGACAGGAAAGTCCCTGCAAACGCCAATCCTGTTAATGGGGTCTTCTCCTTCGATGTTATCATCGATCGCCAAACCAATCTCCTTAGCCGAGTATACAGACCGGCTGATGCTGCTGCTGGCCCACCAAGTATTACTGATCTTCAGTATCCAGTTGATGGTGAGATAGTGCCTGTTATTGTCTTCTTCCATGGTGGGAGCTTTGCGCATTCTTCTGCAAACAGTGCTATTTATGATACTCTCTGCCGTAGGCTTGTTGGTTTGTGCGGTGCTATTGTTGTCTCTGTGAACTATCGCCGTGCACCAGAGAATCGTTACCCTTGTGCTTATGATGATGGCTGGGCTGTTTTGAATTGGGTCAACTCCAGTTCTTGGCTTAAAAGCAAGAAAGACTCAAAGGTTCATATTTTCTTGGCCGGTGATAGCTCTGGGGGTAACATCGTGCATAATGTCGCACTAAGAGCGGTGGAGTCAGGGATCGATGTTTTGGGGAACATTTTGCTTAACCCTATGTTTGGAGGGACTGAAAGGACGGAGTCTGAGACACGTTTGGATGGGAAATACTTTGTGACGGTCAGAGACAGAGATTGGTATTGGAGAGCGTTTCTTCCCGAGGGTGAAGACAGAGAGCATCCAGCGTGTAGCCCGTTTGGACCGAGAAGCAAGAGTCTAGAAGGGTTGAGTTTCCCCAAGAGTCTGGTCGTTGTAGCGGGTTTAGATTTGATTCAAGATTGGCAGTTGAAGTACGCGGAAGGGCTCAAGAAAGCGGGTCAAGAGGTGAAGCTTCTTTACTTGGAGCAAGCCACTATCGGCTTCTACTTATTGCCTAACAACAATCACTTCCATACCGTTATGGACGAGATAGCTGCGTTTGTAAACGCAGAATGCCAATGA
- the LOC104736782 gene encoding uncharacterized protein LOC104736782, with the protein MVMLLHSSVRLSPCSNPQKSFVFHSYYSYRCILCSSETGLPTRRQALELLDSKLSSGDERAALSLVKDLQGKPDGLRCFGAARQVPQRLYTLEELKLNGINAASLLSPTDTTLGSIERNLQIAGVSGGIVAWKAFDLSSQQLFYLSLGFMFLWTLDLVSFNGGIGSLVLDTVGHTFSQRYHNRVVQHEAGHFLVAYLIGILPRGYTLSSLEALQKEGSLNVQAGSAFVDYEFLEEVNSGKVSATMLNRFSCIALAGVATEYLLYGYAEGGLDDISKLDGLVKSLGFTQKKADSQVRWSVLNTILLLRRHEIARSKLAQAMSKGESVGSCIQIIEDSIDPSDI; encoded by the exons ATGGTTATGTTGTTACATAGTAGTGTGAGACTATCTCCATGTTCAAACCCACAAAAGTCTTTTGTCTTCCATAGTTATTACAGTTACAGATGCATACTTTGTTCATCTGAAACAGGGCTGCCCACAAGAAGACAAGCCTTGGAGCTACTTGATTCTAAGTTGTCTAGTGGAGACGAAAGAGCTGCACTTTCCCTTGTCAAAGATCTCCAAGGCAAACCTGATGGGCTTCGATGTTTTGGTGCTGCCAGGCAG GTGCCTCAGAGACTCTACACGTTGGAAGAACTGAAACTGAATGGTATTAACGCAGCTTCACTTCTCTCGCCAACAGATACAACGCTTGGCTCCATCGAAAGAAACCTTCAGATCGCTGGTGTCTCCGGCGGAATAGTTGCTTGGAAAGCATTTGACTTGAGTTCTCAACAGCTCTTTTACCTTTCTCTTGGGTTTATGTTCTTGTGGACTTTGGACTTG GTCTCATTTAATGGCGGAATTGGGAGTTTGGTTCTTGATACAGTCGGTCATACATTCAGCCAACGATACCACAATAGAGTTGTTCAG CACGAAGCAGGTCATTTCTTGGTGGCCTACTTGATTGGGATTCTACCACGGGGATACACGCTCTCAAGCCTTGAAGCTTTACAAAAAGAAGGATCTCTCAACGTTCAAGCTGGCTCAGCCTTTGTGGACTATGAATTTCTTGAAGAA GTTAATTCTGGAAAAGTCTCCGCTACc ATGCTGAACAGATTCTCATGCATTGCTCTTGCTGGTGTAGCAACAGAATATCTCCTGTATGGTTATGCTGAAGGTGGCCTTGATGATATCAGCAAG TTAGATGGTTTGGTGAAGAGTTTGGGGTTCACACAGAAGAAAGCGGATTCGCAGGTGAGGTGGTCAGTCCTCAATACCATCCTGCTTCTACGTCGCCATGAGATAGCTCGATCCAAGCTCGCTCAGGCTATGTCCAAGGGAGAATCTGTTGGATCTTGTATCCAAATCATAGAAGATTCCATTGATCCTTCTGATATATAG